One window from the genome of Asterias amurensis chromosome 12, ASM3211899v1 encodes:
- the LOC139945537 gene encoding BTB/POZ domain-containing protein KCTD21-like has translation MSDLVTLNVGGSLYTTTVSTLTCYPVSMLGRMFGGDLPTHRDNNGHYIIDGDGPIFRHVLNFLRRASLCLPHDFKEWDLLSAEAEFFQIKELIDEVESLKEKRSKQEIEFIEITFLRDVNDSGVLHFNHQFTLRGDVATLKQIPTLADYLGDASHGDSLFEFDCSRDKPDRMTTYKMITRLGFKLLNTKSSALKTEKKCSREKQITLFGR, from the coding sequence ATGTCTGATCTAGTGACACTCAATGTAGGAGGCAGTCTCTACACAACGACTGTTTCAACACTGACCTGCTATCCAGTCTCCATGCTAGGTAGGATGTTCGGTGGTGACCTCCCAACCCATCGGGACAACAACGGCCACTACATCATCGATGGAGACGGGCCAATCTTCCGCCACGTCTTGAACTTCCTCCGCCGCGCCTCCCTCTGTCTTCCCCATGACTTCAAGGAGTGGGACCTCCTGAGTGCGGAGGCAGAGTTCTTCCAAATCAAGGAGCTGATAGATGAGGTGGAGTCACTCAAAGAGAAACGCAGCAAACAGGAGATAGAATTCATAGAAATTACTTTCTTGCGTGATGTTAATGATAGTGGAGTTCTTCATTTTAATCATCAATTTACCCTCAGAGGGGACGTAGCGACTCTAAAGCAAATACCAACCCTTGCGGATTACCTCGGTGACGCAAGCCACGGCGACTCGTTGTTCGAATTTGATTGCAGCAGGGACAAGCCAGATCGCATGACGACGTACAAGATGATTACACGACTGGGCTTCAAGCTGTTGAACACTAAGTCTTCAGCGTTGAAGACCGAGAAAAAATGCTCACGTGAAAAGCAGATCACTTTGTTTGGGCGTTAA
- the LOC139945362 gene encoding uncharacterized protein, producing the protein MGCGGSTVRDESNGTTGPHQHTSNGHTERGRQGDTSKTVCSENDPQNRNGPHTQQNNEAEFGEPLGWKKDTGTLKIDGKVITTSSDEDEGDPHNEKIPLIKSSQQNGTEEGNTHQKPPDDSNNNETRPLFSMYSPKQQPTNSQTHEVTESVPRPVLSTNNERNRTPEPIPNSDGDSNKANTSSGLVPPETIPPLPITDKDNERNLTPKPIPKSNIDSNEATPSSSGLVPPQTDTSQSSPQVSTQNANEVQSLQHQQPNTRDVSEIPSQAIISNSNTPSSDSNGPLESKKEPSKKEKDSRPPKETNLERIRREALEVHNVYRARHGVPPLVLSGKINNIAQRWAETMAKTGKFEHSPSSSRPGCGENIYYSWSTAFDINAVTGGQATTSFYDEIKDYNFKKPGEKPKSGKVIGHFTALVWKDSKELGVGMATSKKGKWGYVYICCNYSPPGNWIGAENYVKNVLPPTSGSYILTLREMGCGGSTVTYWSDDTTYGPHQHAFNSPFYSSMNGPTGRFELGRNLERIRWEVLEAHNVYRARHGVQPLVLSSTINNIAQGWAETMARIGKLEHSPKSSRPDCGENIYHSWSTAFDINAVTGGEAVKSFYDEIKDYDFNKPGEKPASGKVIGHFTALVWKDSKELGVGVATCKKGKWGYVYICCNYTPRGNWRGAENYIENVLPPTYGYGF; encoded by the exons ATGGGATGCGGCGGCTCCACAGTACGCGATGAGTCAAATGGTACCACCGGGCCTCATCAGCACACCTCCAATGGACACACTGAACGCGGGAGGCAGGGGGATACCTCTAAAACAGTGTGCTCTGAAAACGACCCTCAAAATAGGAATGGTCCTCACACACAGCAGAATAATGAGGCAGAGTTTGGGGAACCACTTGGCTGGAAGAAAGACACAGGGACACTAAAGATAGATGGTAAGGTCATAACTACGTCATCGGATGAGGATGAAGGTGATCCTCATAATGAAAAGATTCCTCTCATCAAATCATCTCAGCAGAATGGCACAGAAGAAGGTAACACACATCAGAAACCACCCGATGACAGTAATAACAATGAAACACGTCCATTGTTCTCTATGTATTCTCCAAAACAACAGCCGACGAACAGTCAAACACATGAGGTAACAGAATCAGTACCTCGACCTGTACTCAGTACTAACAATGAGAGAAACCGCACTCCCGAACCCATTCCCAATTCGGATGGAGACAGCAATAAGGCGAACACTTCCTCCGGATTGGTACCTCCTGAAACAATACCTCCTCTGCCAATCACTGACAAGGACAATGAGAGAAACCTCACTCCCAAACCCATTCCTAAATCGAACATAGACAGTAATGAGGCGACCCCTTCCTCCTCTGGATTGGTACCTCCTCAAACAGACACCAGCCAAAGCTCACCTCAAGTATCAACCCAAAATGCAAATGAGGTACAATCTCTTCAACACCAACAACCAAACACACGAGATGTAAGTGAAATACCATCACAAGCAATTATCAGTAACTCAAACACCCCAAGTTCAGACTCCAATGGGCCGCTGGAAAGTAAGAAAGAACCCAGCAAGAAGGAGAAAGATTCCCGTCCTCCGAAGGAAACGAACTTGGAACGTATCCGACGCGAGGCGTTGGAGGTACACAACGTGTACAGGGCGAGACACGGCGTGCCTCCACTCGTCCTCAGCGGTAAGATTAACAACATCGCGCAGCGCTGGGCGGAGACTATGGCTAAGACCGGCAAGTTTGAACACAGTCCGAGCAGCAGCCGGCCGGGGTGTGGGGAGAATATCTACTACTCATGGTCAACGGCTTTTGACATCAACGCTGTAACAG GTGGTCAAGCAACAACCTCCTTCTACGACGAAATCAAGGACTACAATTTCAAGAAGCCGGGAGAAAAACCCAAATCTGGAAAAGTTATAG GTCACTTCACGGCTCTCGTCTGGAAAGATTCCAAGGAACTCGGTGTTGGCATGGCAACCTCAAAAAAGGGCAAATGGGGTTACGTGTACATCTGCTGCAACTACAGCCCACCAGGGAACTGGATAGGTGCCGAGAACTACGTCAAGAATGTGCTTCCTCCAACATCCGG ATCCTATATTTTAACCCTACGCGAGATGGGATGCGGCGGCTCCACAGTAACGTATTGGTCAGATGACACCACCTACGGACCTCATCAGCACGCCTTCAATAGTCccttttatagctccatgaACGGACCCACCGGACGTTTTGAACTTGGAAGGAACTTGGAACGCATCCGATGGGAGGTGTTGGAGGCGCACAACGTGTACAGGGCGAGACACGGGGTGCAACCACTCGTCCTCAGCAGCACGATTAACAACATCGCGCAGGGCTGGGCGGAGACTATGGCCAGGATCGGCAAGTTGGAACACAGTCCCAAAAGTAGCAGACCGGATTGTGGGGAGAACATCTACCACTCATGGTCAACGGCTTTTGACATCAACGCTGTAACAG GTGGAGAAGCGGTCAAGTCATTTTATGACGAAATAAAAGATTATGATTTCAACAAACCCGGAGAAAAACCAGCCTCTGGAAAGGTCATAG
- the LOC139945316 gene encoding uncharacterized protein: MATSKKGKRGHVYICCNYSPPGNWRGAENYIENVPPLLPNIGSLEPINVENENFEDEDSIDDKDELEKATPAPSGVNMTHLERIRLEVLEMHNVYRAKHGVPTLTPSKKINKYAQRWAETMAKTGKFEHSSNGQRPNCGENIYFAGSTNFDLANITVMQIIIILNWISDTPAPSPHETRGSMSDGDRITQYDNYNFQTP, encoded by the coding sequence ATGGCAACCTCTAAAAAGGGCAAACGGGGTCACGTGTACATCTGCTGCAACTACAGCCCACCAGGGAACTGGAGAGGTGCCGAGAACTACATAGAGAATGTGCCGCCTCTTCTGCCGAACATTGGCTCGCTCGAACCCATAAATGTAGAGAATGAGAATTTTGAGGACGAGGACAGTATTGATGATAAAGATGAACTCGAGAAAGCAACACCAGCGCCCTCTGGCGTTAATATGACGCACTTGGAACGCATCCGACTTGAGGTTCTGGAGATGCATAATGTGTACAGAGCTAAGCATGGTGTCCCGACCCTTACGCCCAGTAAGAAGATAAATAAATACGCGCAGAGGTGGGCAGAGACGATGGCGAAGACTGGCAAGTTCGAACACAGTTCCAACGGACAAAGACCAAACTGTGGGGAGAATATCTACTTCGCAGGGTCAACGAACTTTGATCTTGCCAATATAACGgtaatgcaaataattattattctcAATTGGATTAGTGATACCCCGGCCCCCTCCCCACATGAAACGCGCGGTTCGATGTCGGACGGGGATCGGATTACACAATAtgacaattataattttcaaACTCCATAA